CATCGACACACTCGAGGAACTCGGCGCTATTCTCGGCCTCTCCTTTACCGGCGACACTACGGGTAGCGCCGCGCTCGCGGGCGATGTCGTCGACCTCGTCCTCGACGTCCGCGAGCAAGAGCGCGCCGACGGCAACTACGAGCGCGCCGACGACCTGCGCGACGAACTCGAGTCGCTGGGCGTCGAAGTCCAGGATACGGACGAGGGGCCGACGTATCGACTGCCGTCGGGCGAGTAGGCCTCTTTCGTCGGCCGAGGCAAAGGGACAGGAGATCGACGGGCCGGCCACGGGATGGCAAGGTTCGCTCTTTTGCGGATGGTCGTGGTCAAACACGTATGGATAGACGCGAGTTCGTCGCCGCAGGGGCAGTCTGCGGACTCGGCCTCATGGCCGGCTGTCTCGACGACGCACTCGCAGACGTCACCTCGTTCTCCGCGACACCCGCGGTCGTCGCAGACGATGCACTCGAGGAGACCGGCTACGCCTACCAGGGAACCGAGGAGGTCGTCGAGACGCGAACGGTTGCCCGCCAGACCGTCGAGGCGACGAACTTCGCGAGCGAGTACACGCGGACGATAGGGATACTGTCGACCGTACTGGGCGATGGACCGGCAGAGGCGGACGCGGGACTGTTCGGTGTCGCGACGACGCCACAGGTAGGGTTGCTCGGCGAGGAGTTCAACCCTGTTGCCGAGCTGTCGACCGCCGAGATCGCGAGACGAGTCGAGAGCCAGTTCGACGAGGTGACGCTCGACAACGAGACGGTCGTCGACGAACGGACTGTCGAGTCGCTTGGCGAGACAGTGGTACTCGAGACGTTCGAGGGTGAGGCGTCGATGTACGGTGCAGACGACATTCCGGTTCGTGCCGATGTTTCGAAGTTCGCCCACGACGGGGATCTCATCGTGGTCGCCGGTGCGTATCCGGACGCAGCGGCGGTAGAGCTGTTTCAGGACGAACCAGAGGCAGAGCGGATTGACACGCTCGTGGCGGGACTCGAGCACGATTCGGATGTGACTCTCGAGATGGTCGACTGAGTGTGGTTGGCTGAGGGGGTGTGAACAGAGTGCTGAGGAAGTGCAGCGACAGTTACAGTCCAGCTACAGCCCGAGTGCCGTCGCGATCGAGAGCCCGCTCGCGAGTGCGCCGAGGAGGTAGCCACCGATTGCGCCGCCGTTGAGCAGCGGGAGCCCGGCGTGTGCGCGTCCGCGGATGACCATCGCCATGAGGACGACGAGACCGATGATCGTGCCGATAATCGCGCCGAGTGCGGGTAGGTTGAGCGCGAGTCCGGGGACGTCGAGCGTGCCCGCGTCGAGGAAGTAGGCCGCGCTGACGACGAGAATGGTCGGGATCACGGCGTCACCGAGGCCGATGAACAGGGCGTCGCGTTGTGGTTCTGGTGTGGGTTCGTCGGTTGGGTCCGTACCTTCGGACAGCTCCGTTGTGGCAGAGTCAGACGACTCGACGGCGTCGGCGGAGTCGGTAGAGTCGGTAGACGCAGCAGCCTGCGCAGACTCCTCAGGCGGAGACAGGTAGGAGTACGACAGCGTCAGCGGAATTACGAGCACGACGGGGATCTTGAGGTCCATGACGCCCTCCGCGAGGTCGAGCATGTGCTCGGTGCCGTAAACGCTGATGGCGTCGTAGATGGCGAGCACCGCGAGCAAGAGCAGGGCAGGCAAGAGCCCGAAACTGATCCCGAAGAGCGCGGCCGCGCCAGCGCCCATCAGGACGCCGGCGGTGTCGATGACGTACCACTCCGGATGGACCAGAAGCGCAGCACCGACACCGAAGGCGGCGAGTACCGCGAGGACGTTGACACCCGCATCACCGGCCGTGACGACTGGCGGGACGAGTTCGGCGAAGACGAACCAGGCGACCATCACGCTCACGCCAATGATCAGCGCGCGGATGAGTCCCTGCAGATTGTACTTGAACGCGGCGAGCATGAGGGCGGTCGCAACGAGGATAATGGCGACGTAGACGACGCTGTTAGTGGGGTCTTCCGGGTTCTCGACGGCCTGGTGGCCGGCCTCGTAGAACGGCTCGGTGAGCGCCAGCGCGCCGAGCTGGACGCCGAGAAACAGCAAGACCGTCACCCCGACGGCGGCGAAGACCCGAATCCGGTCGTTCATGGCGCGGGGTTTGACGCGCGCTCGTATGGGTGTTTTCTTCTCGGTTCCCGATTTTCGATCCTCTCTTTCCGGCATCCCGGATCACTCCCGTTCCGGCATCTCGGGTCGCGTCGAGTCCGGTGGTCTCTCCGACGCTCGTCAGCGCGCGTACAGTGTCGACCCCACGAGCGCCGGCAAGTGGACACCGGAATCCGGCGTAACCGCAAGATACGGCTGATCGACCGGGCCGAAGACGTCGACGACGCGTCCCACTTCGTCGAGTGAGTCATCCAGTACGATCGTCCCGATTTCGTCTCTGTGTGCGTCGTCCGCATCCCCGTCGGTGGCATCCGCTCGCAGCACCGCGAGTCCCTGTGCCGTTCGG
The DNA window shown above is from Natrialba magadii ATCC 43099 and carries:
- a CDS encoding DUF6517 family protein, which encodes MDRREFVAAGAVCGLGLMAGCLDDALADVTSFSATPAVVADDALEETGYAYQGTEEVVETRTVARQTVEATNFASEYTRTIGILSTVLGDGPAEADAGLFGVATTPQVGLLGEEFNPVAELSTAEIARRVESQFDEVTLDNETVVDERTVESLGETVVLETFEGEASMYGADDIPVRADVSKFAHDGDLIVVAGAYPDAAAVELFQDEPEAERIDTLVAGLEHDSDVTLEMVD
- a CDS encoding presenilin family intramembrane aspartyl protease PSH, which gives rise to MNDRIRVFAAVGVTVLLFLGVQLGALALTEPFYEAGHQAVENPEDPTNSVVYVAIILVATALMLAAFKYNLQGLIRALIIGVSVMVAWFVFAELVPPVVTAGDAGVNVLAVLAAFGVGAALLVHPEWYVIDTAGVLMGAGAAALFGISFGLLPALLLLAVLAIYDAISVYGTEHMLDLAEGVMDLKIPVVLVIPLTLSYSYLSPPEESAQAAASTDSTDSADAVESSDSATTELSEGTDPTDEPTPEPQRDALFIGLGDAVIPTILVVSAAYFLDAGTLDVPGLALNLPALGAIIGTIIGLVVLMAMVIRGRAHAGLPLLNGGAIGGYLLGALASGLSIATALGL
- a CDS encoding H/ACA ribonucleoprotein complex subunit GAR1; this translates as MKRIGTVVRTAQGLAVLRADATDGDADDAHRDEIGTIVLDDSLDEVGRVVDVFGPVDQPYLAVTPDSGVHLPALVGSTLYAR